One genomic region from Thermoleptolyngbya sichuanensis A183 encodes:
- a CDS encoding DUF6130 family protein → MVTILGLGSVACGENPARKGDRPSTSLNSPRPSSISEVPPPALLQDLRPLLENYQPQVKILSPRPDEVLQDDKVSIKVQVNDLPIFKDKTLGLGPHVHVILDNSPYKALYDTAEPIVFEGLEPGTHTVRAIASRPWHELFKNDGAFAQVTFHVYAKTPDNRPIRNQPLLTYSRPVGSYGAEPVMLDFFLTNVPLHIIAQSSEDDDIPDWRIRATVNGESFLIDQWQPIYLKGLKPGKNWVQLELLNEDGEPIPNAFNNTVRVITYEPGGTDTLAKLVRGDLTLDEARAIVDPNYKPAPKPLPSPIVKESPAPTPAVPPVQESPSPAPAPIPAPVPAPAKLAPSPAPAPELEQPKAAEPKATPPEAVSPRKSGSRVSEPAVSPTPKAIAPEPSPSPRQSSPVVESAPTPAPTPVPTPVPTPVLAPTSAAEPSPVPVRPARFPQGSLRESPKAKKAQETAPASPTPVAPPAATPSPQPNPPEPVKELVKESGEPKPSNREPSDLEPSGKTPAPTPAKALPPTRATESAPTVTPAPRVSPVPTVPTPEPSVIPEPLPSPPAQPAPTPSVLRELEEQVQEQVQELPAPSPTPRVSRPAQPKPKSYLDSLRDRLREFQSSASTKVEALQESLQSGAKDLQESLQSGVKELQESVKSKPASSKPAKSKPAEPPSARPSSRPESISPTAQPAPLSEPTAPPEPVNLAPVERSPLPDLVAPAAPERLPFEEESEE, encoded by the coding sequence TTGGTCACAATCTTAGGGTTGGGATCGGTCGCCTGTGGCGAAAACCCTGCCCGTAAGGGCGATCGCCCCTCTACTAGTCTCAATAGCCCCCGTCCCAGCAGTATTTCTGAAGTGCCGCCGCCAGCCCTGCTGCAAGACCTACGCCCTTTGTTAGAAAACTATCAGCCGCAGGTCAAAATCCTCAGCCCGCGCCCAGACGAGGTGCTGCAAGACGACAAAGTTTCCATCAAGGTGCAGGTCAACGACTTGCCCATCTTTAAAGACAAAACGCTGGGGCTGGGGCCACACGTCCATGTGATTTTGGACAACTCGCCCTACAAAGCGCTGTACGACACTGCCGAGCCGATTGTATTCGAGGGTCTGGAACCGGGGACGCATACCGTGAGGGCGATCGCCTCTCGTCCCTGGCACGAACTCTTCAAAAACGACGGAGCCTTTGCCCAGGTTACGTTCCACGTTTATGCAAAAACGCCGGACAATCGCCCCATCCGCAATCAACCCCTGCTTACCTACAGCCGTCCCGTTGGCAGCTACGGCGCAGAACCCGTGATGCTGGACTTTTTCCTGACCAATGTGCCGCTGCACATCATTGCCCAGTCCAGCGAAGACGACGACATTCCCGACTGGCGAATTCGCGCCACGGTCAACGGCGAGAGCTTCCTGATCGACCAGTGGCAGCCGATCTATCTGAAGGGGCTGAAACCCGGCAAAAACTGGGTGCAGCTAGAGCTTTTGAACGAAGACGGGGAACCGATTCCCAATGCGTTCAACAATACCGTTCGCGTCATCACCTATGAACCGGGCGGCACAGACACGTTAGCCAAGCTGGTGCGCGGCGACCTGACCCTGGACGAAGCCCGCGCCATCGTTGACCCCAACTACAAGCCCGCCCCGAAACCATTGCCCTCGCCCATTGTGAAGGAATCGCCCGCGCCAACGCCTGCGGTGCCCCCTGTTCAAGAATCGCCCTCGCCCGCGCCAGCCCCCATACCAGCGCCCGTACCAGCGCCCGCAAAACTAGCTCCTTCGCCTGCCCCTGCTCCAGAACTTGAACAACCCAAGGCGGCAGAACCCAAGGCGACACCCCCGGAAGCGGTATCCCCTCGAAAATCAGGTTCCAGAGTGTCAGAGCCAGCGGTATCGCCCACTCCCAAGGCGATCGCCCCAGAGCCTTCGCCCAGTCCACGCCAATCATCACCCGTGGTCGAGTCAGCGCCGACCCCAGCGCCGACCCCAGTGCCGACCCCAGTGCCGACCCCAGTGCTAGCTCCCACATCAGCCGCCGAACCCAGCCCTGTGCCTGTCCGCCCAGCACGATTCCCGCAGGGATCGCTTCGCGAATCGCCCAAAGCAAAGAAAGCCCAGGAAACCGCGCCCGCATCACCGACACCCGTGGCTCCTCCAGCGGCGACCCCCAGCCCCCAGCCCAACCCGCCAGAGCCAGTGAAAGAGCTAGTGAAAGAGTCAGGGGAGCCAAAGCCGTCCAATCGAGAGCCATCGGATTTGGAGCCATCTGGCAAAACGCCGGCCCCTACCCCTGCAAAAGCGCTGCCGCCGACTCGCGCGACTGAGTCAGCGCCTACAGTGACCCCAGCGCCCAGAGTGTCCCCAGTGCCCACTGTGCCGACTCCGGAGCCAAGCGTCATCCCAGAGCCGTTGCCAAGTCCCCCTGCCCAGCCTGCTCCAACCCCGTCTGTGCTGCGCGAACTAGAAGAGCAGGTGCAGGAGCAAGTGCAGGAGTTGCCTGCGCCCAGCCCCACACCGCGCGTCAGCCGGCCCGCCCAGCCCAAGCCCAAGAGCTACTTGGACAGCCTGCGCGATCGCCTGCGGGAGTTTCAGTCTTCAGCCAGCACTAAGGTTGAGGCGCTGCAAGAGTCGCTCCAGTCGGGCGCAAAAGATTTGCAAGAGTCGCTCCAGTCGGGTGTGAAAGAGTTGCAGGAGTCTGTTAAATCCAAACCTGCTAGCTCCAAGCCTGCTAAATCCAAACCTGCGGAGCCGCCCAGCGCCCGACCCAGTTCGCGACCAGAGTCGATTAGCCCTACTGCCCAGCCTGCGCCACTTTCGGAGCCAACTGCGCCGCCGGAGCCTGTTAATCTAGCGCCAGTAGAGCGATCGCCCCTGCCGGATTTGGTCGCACCTGCCGCGCCAGAGCGCCTCCCCTTTGAAGAGGAGTCAGAGGAGTGA
- the psaA gene encoding photosystem I core protein PsaA translates to MTTTPREREAKVKVTVDKDPVPTSFELWAKPGHFDRTLAKGPKTTTWIWNLHADAHDFDSHTSDLEDISRKIFSAHFGHLAVIFIWLSGMYFHGAKFSNYEAWLTNPTGIKPSAQVVWPIVGQEILNADVGGGFQGIQITSGLFQLWRASGFTNSFQLYCTAIGALVMAGLMLFAGWFHYHKAAPKLEWFQNVESMMNHHLAGLLGLGSLGWAGHQIHVSLPINQLLDSGVAVKDIPLPHEFILNSSLMADLYPSFSKGLTPFFTLNWGEYADFLTFKGGLNPVTGGLWLSDTAHHHLAIAVLFIIAGHMYRTNWGIGHSMKEILEGHKGPFTGEGHKGLYEILTTSWHAQLAINLAMMGSLSIIVAQHMYAMPPYPYLATDYPTQLSLFTHHMWIGGFLVVGAGAHAAIFFVRDYDPAQNVNNLLDRVLRHRDAIISHLNWVCIFLGFHSFGLYIHNDTMRALGRPQDMFSDTAIKLQPVFAQWVQGLHTAAPGATAPNAIGPASLAFGGDLVAVGGKVAMMPIALGTADFMVHHIHAFTIHVTVLILLKGVLFSRSSRLIPDKANLGFRFPCDGPGRGGTCQVSGWDHVFLGLFWMYNSLSIVIFHFSWKMQSDVWGTVAPDGSVTHITNGNFAQSAITINGWLRDFLWAQASQVIGSYGSALSAYGLIFLGAHFIWAFSLMFLFSGRGYWQELIESIVWAHSKLRVAPAIQPRALSIIQGRAVGVAHYLLGGIATTWAFFLARIIAVG, encoded by the coding sequence ATGACAACTACCCCACGGGAGCGAGAAGCGAAGGTCAAGGTGACGGTTGACAAAGACCCGGTTCCTACCTCTTTTGAGCTATGGGCCAAGCCGGGACACTTCGACCGCACGTTGGCGAAGGGCCCCAAAACCACCACTTGGATTTGGAACCTTCATGCGGACGCTCACGATTTTGATAGTCATACCAGCGACTTAGAGGATATCTCCCGTAAAATCTTCAGCGCTCACTTTGGTCACCTTGCAGTGATCTTTATCTGGCTGAGCGGGATGTATTTCCACGGCGCTAAGTTTTCAAACTATGAAGCTTGGCTAACTAACCCCACAGGCATCAAGCCTAGTGCTCAGGTGGTTTGGCCAATTGTCGGTCAAGAGATTTTGAATGCAGATGTTGGCGGCGGCTTCCAGGGCATCCAGATTACCTCTGGCCTGTTCCAACTGTGGCGCGCCTCCGGCTTTACCAACAGCTTCCAGCTCTACTGCACCGCCATTGGTGCGCTAGTGATGGCAGGTCTAATGCTGTTTGCAGGCTGGTTCCACTACCACAAGGCCGCTCCCAAGCTGGAGTGGTTCCAAAACGTGGAATCCATGATGAACCACCACCTGGCCGGTCTGCTGGGTCTGGGTTCTCTGGGCTGGGCTGGCCACCAAATCCATGTGTCTCTGCCAATTAACCAGTTGCTCGATTCGGGCGTAGCTGTGAAGGATATCCCGCTGCCACACGAGTTCATCCTGAACTCCAGCCTGATGGCGGATCTGTATCCCAGCTTCTCAAAGGGCTTAACTCCCTTCTTTACCCTCAACTGGGGCGAGTATGCGGATTTCCTCACGTTCAAAGGCGGGCTGAACCCGGTGACGGGTGGTCTGTGGCTCAGCGATACGGCTCACCACCATCTGGCGATCGCCGTTCTGTTCATCATCGCGGGTCATATGTACCGCACCAACTGGGGCATTGGTCACAGCATGAAGGAAATCCTGGAGGGTCACAAAGGGCCCTTCACGGGTGAAGGTCACAAGGGTCTGTATGAAATCCTCACGACTTCCTGGCACGCTCAGTTGGCCATCAACCTGGCCATGATGGGGTCGCTTTCCATCATCGTGGCGCAGCATATGTACGCGATGCCGCCCTACCCCTACTTGGCGACCGACTATCCGACCCAGCTTTCGCTGTTCACGCATCACATGTGGATTGGCGGATTCTTGGTGGTGGGTGCAGGCGCTCACGCAGCGATCTTCTTCGTGCGTGACTACGACCCTGCTCAAAACGTCAATAACCTGCTGGATCGGGTGTTGCGCCATCGCGATGCCATCATCTCCCACCTGAACTGGGTCTGTATTTTCCTGGGCTTCCATAGCTTCGGACTCTACATTCACAACGACACAATGAGAGCGCTCGGCCGTCCCCAAGACATGTTCTCGGACACGGCGATTAAGCTCCAGCCCGTATTCGCACAGTGGGTACAGGGTCTGCACACGGCCGCTCCTGGAGCGACTGCGCCCAATGCCATCGGCCCCGCCAGCCTCGCCTTCGGTGGCGATCTGGTTGCCGTGGGTGGCAAGGTTGCCATGATGCCGATCGCTCTGGGCACAGCAGACTTCATGGTTCACCACATTCACGCCTTCACCATCCACGTGACGGTGCTGATCCTGCTGAAGGGTGTTCTCTTCTCTCGCAGTTCTCGTCTGATTCCTGACAAAGCCAACCTGGGCTTCCGCTTCCCTTGCGACGGCCCCGGGCGGGGTGGCACCTGCCAAGTGTCGGGTTGGGATCATGTGTTTTTGGGTCTGTTCTGGATGTACAACTCCCTGTCGATTGTGATTTTCCACTTTAGTTGGAAGATGCAGTCGGATGTATGGGGCACAGTCGCGCCAGACGGCTCGGTAACGCACATTACGAACGGCAACTTTGCTCAGAGCGCCATCACCATCAACGGCTGGCTGCGCGACTTCCTCTGGGCACAAGCCTCTCAGGTTATCGGCTCCTACGGCTCGGCTCTGTCGGCCTATGGTCTGATCTTCCTGGGTGCCCACTTCATCTGGGCGTTTAGCCTGATGTTCTTGTTCAGCGGTCGCGGCTACTGGCAAGAGCTGATCGAATCCATCGTTTGGGCCCACAGCAAGCTTCGGGTTGCTCCGGCGATCCAGCCTCGCGCTCTGAGCATCATTCAGGGTCGTGCGGTTGGGGTGGCTCACTACCTCCTTGGGGGTATCGCGACGACTTGGGCCTTCTTCCTGGCTCGAATTATTGCTGTTGGCTAG
- the psaB gene encoding photosystem I core protein PsaB: MATKFPKFSQDLAQDPTTRRIWYGIATAHDFESHDGMTEENLYQKIFASHFGHLAIIFLWTSGNLFHVAWQGNFEQWLKDPLHVKPIAHAIWDPHFGKAAVDAFTQGGASGPVNIAFSGVYHWWYTIGMRTNGELYTGAVFLLLLASVFLFAGWLHLQPKFRPSLSWFKNAESRLNHHLAGLFGVSSLAWTGHLVHVAIPESRGIHVGWDNFLSVKPHPAGLLPFFTGNWGVYAENPDGLNHVFSTGEGSGTAILTFLGGFHPQTESLWLTDIAHHHLAIAVIFIIAGHMYRTNFGIGHSIKEMLNSKAGLLSKSSEGQFNLPHQGLYETMNNSLHFQLAFALAALGVITSLVAQHMYAMPPYAFIAKDHTTMAALYTHHQYIAGFIMVGAFAHGAIFLVRDYDPAQNKGNVLDRMLQHKEALISHLSWVSLFLGFHTLGLYVHNDVMQAFGTPEKQILVEPVFAQFVQASSGKALYGFNALLSNPDSIAATAWPNHGNVWLPGWLDAINSGANSLFLTIGPGDFLVHHAIALGLHTTTLILVKGALDARGSKLMPDKKDFGYSFPCDGPGRGGTCDISAWDAFYLAMFWMLNTIGWVTFYWHWKHLGVWQGNVAQFNESSPTIMGWLRDYLWLNSAQLINGYNPYGMNNLAVWAWMFLFGHLVWATGFMFLISWRGYWQELIETIVWAHERTPLANLVRWKDKPVALSIVQARLVGLAHFTVGYILTYAAFLIASTSSRFG, translated from the coding sequence ATGGCAACTAAATTCCCAAAATTCAGCCAGGATTTGGCGCAAGATCCGACCACTCGTCGGATCTGGTATGGGATTGCCACCGCCCACGACTTCGAAAGCCATGACGGCATGACGGAGGAGAATCTTTATCAAAAGATTTTTGCTTCTCACTTCGGTCATTTGGCAATCATCTTTTTGTGGACTTCGGGCAACCTCTTCCACGTCGCCTGGCAAGGCAACTTTGAGCAGTGGCTCAAAGACCCGCTGCATGTAAAACCCATCGCCCATGCGATCTGGGACCCTCATTTCGGTAAAGCGGCCGTCGATGCCTTCACCCAGGGCGGTGCGTCTGGGCCGGTGAACATTGCCTTCTCTGGCGTGTATCACTGGTGGTACACGATCGGGATGCGGACAAACGGCGAACTCTATACGGGCGCGGTTTTCTTGCTGCTGTTGGCTTCAGTCTTCCTGTTTGCTGGCTGGTTGCACCTGCAACCCAAGTTCCGTCCGTCGTTGTCCTGGTTCAAGAACGCAGAATCTCGGCTGAATCACCACTTGGCCGGTCTGTTTGGTGTCAGCTCTCTGGCTTGGACGGGACACTTGGTTCATGTGGCAATCCCTGAGTCTCGCGGGATTCATGTGGGTTGGGATAACTTCCTGTCGGTGAAGCCTCACCCCGCTGGTCTGCTGCCTTTCTTTACGGGCAACTGGGGCGTGTATGCGGAGAACCCCGACGGTCTGAACCATGTGTTTAGCACAGGTGAAGGATCGGGCACGGCAATCCTGACGTTCTTGGGTGGTTTCCATCCCCAAACCGAATCCCTGTGGCTGACGGATATCGCGCATCACCACCTGGCGATCGCCGTGATCTTCATCATCGCAGGCCACATGTATCGCACCAACTTCGGCATTGGACACAGCATCAAAGAAATGCTGAACTCCAAAGCCGGTCTGCTGAGCAAGAGCAGCGAAGGTCAGTTCAACCTGCCCCACCAGGGCTTGTATGAAACGATGAACAACTCGCTGCACTTCCAGCTTGCCTTTGCTCTGGCAGCGCTGGGTGTGATTACCTCCCTGGTGGCGCAGCACATGTATGCCATGCCGCCCTATGCCTTCATTGCAAAGGATCACACGACGATGGCAGCCCTCTATACCCATCACCAGTACATTGCTGGCTTCATCATGGTGGGTGCGTTCGCGCACGGCGCAATCTTCTTAGTGCGGGATTATGACCCCGCTCAGAACAAGGGCAATGTGCTGGATCGGATGCTGCAACACAAAGAAGCGCTGATTTCTCACCTGAGCTGGGTGTCGCTGTTCCTTGGTTTCCACACCTTGGGTCTGTACGTTCATAACGACGTGATGCAGGCCTTCGGCACTCCCGAAAAGCAAATTCTGGTAGAGCCTGTGTTCGCACAGTTCGTCCAGGCTTCTTCGGGCAAGGCGCTATACGGTTTCAACGCGCTGCTGTCGAACCCTGACAGCATTGCGGCGACCGCCTGGCCCAACCACGGCAACGTATGGCTGCCGGGCTGGCTGGATGCCATCAACAGCGGCGCAAACTCGCTGTTCCTGACCATTGGCCCTGGTGACTTCCTGGTTCACCATGCGATCGCCCTGGGTCTGCACACTACGACGCTGATCCTCGTGAAAGGCGCGCTGGATGCTCGCGGCTCGAAGCTGATGCCTGACAAGAAGGACTTCGGCTATAGCTTCCCCTGCGATGGCCCCGGTCGTGGCGGCACCTGCGACATCTCTGCCTGGGACGCTTTCTATCTCGCCATGTTCTGGATGCTCAACACCATTGGTTGGGTCACCTTCTACTGGCACTGGAAGCATCTGGGCGTGTGGCAAGGCAACGTGGCTCAGTTCAACGAAAGTTCGCCGACGATCATGGGCTGGCTGCGCGATTATCTGTGGCTCAACTCGGCTCAGCTAATCAACGGCTACAACCCCTATGGCATGAATAACCTGGCGGTTTGGGCGTGGATGTTCCTGTTTGGACATTTGGTCTGGGCAACAGGTTTCATGTTCCTGATTAGCTGGCGCGGCTACTGGCAAGAACTGATCGAAACCATCGTCTGGGCTCACGAGCGGACACCGCTTGCAAACCTGGTTCGTTGGAAGGACAAGCCCGTGGCGCTGTCTATCGTTCAGGCTCGTCTGGTAGGTCTGGCACACTTCACGGTGGGCTATATCCTGACCTATGCTGCCTTCCTGATCGCCTCAACCTCTAGTCGATTTGGCTAG
- a CDS encoding PQQ-dependent sugar dehydrogenase, translated as MALVSLIGCAASPPVRPEMPEASPGAIAPADSPSDIPPAASDAEAPAAFDVASAASEVDAAITPVLSGAIAQQQGIQQTTIAENLEHPWGIAWLPNGDMLVTERPGRLRIIRNGQLDPTPIPGVPPVLAVGQGGLLDIALHPQFAENRWVYFTYAHGAVDANQTRVARAQFDGARLTNWTVLFEVNRAKTQGQHFGFRLAWLPDNTLLVSIGDGGNPPIQLDGDLIRNQAQNLDVHLGKIVRLNDDGSIPADNPFANTPNAEPSIWSYGHRNIQGLVVDPETQRVWSTEHGSRGGDELNLIAPGRNYGWPVVTFSREYSGGIISSEQSRPGMVDPRLVWTPATAPSGLAIYRGDRFPEWQGKLFAGGLVSQDVHQIEVDELGRVVNESSIPIGQRVRDVRQGPDGYLYVLTDAPNGRLIRLGAS; from the coding sequence GTGGCTCTCGTTTCTCTAATCGGTTGTGCTGCTTCGCCTCCGGTGCGGCCAGAGATGCCCGAAGCCTCTCCCGGTGCGATCGCCCCCGCCGATTCCCCTTCCGACATTCCGCCTGCCGCATCTGATGCTGAAGCACCTGCTGCGTTTGACGTTGCCTCTGCTGCTAGCGAGGTTGATGCCGCCATTACGCCTGTCCTCAGCGGGGCGATCGCCCAGCAGCAAGGAATCCAGCAAACCACCATCGCCGAAAACCTGGAGCATCCCTGGGGTATCGCTTGGCTGCCCAATGGCGACATGCTGGTGACCGAGCGGCCCGGACGGCTGCGGATCATTCGCAACGGGCAGCTTGATCCAACCCCGATTCCTGGCGTTCCTCCGGTGCTGGCAGTTGGTCAGGGTGGACTGCTGGATATTGCCCTACATCCCCAGTTTGCCGAAAATCGCTGGGTCTACTTCACCTATGCTCATGGTGCGGTGGATGCCAACCAAACCCGCGTCGCCCGTGCCCAGTTTGACGGTGCGCGCCTAACCAACTGGACGGTGCTATTTGAAGTGAACCGCGCCAAGACGCAGGGGCAACACTTCGGGTTCCGTCTGGCCTGGCTACCCGACAATACGCTGCTGGTGTCAATTGGTGATGGCGGCAACCCGCCCATACAGCTTGACGGCGACCTGATCCGCAACCAAGCGCAAAATTTGGACGTGCATCTCGGCAAAATTGTGCGCCTAAATGACGACGGTTCTATCCCCGCCGACAATCCCTTCGCCAACACACCCAACGCAGAGCCTAGCATTTGGAGCTATGGACATCGCAATATTCAGGGCTTAGTCGTTGACCCCGAAACTCAGCGGGTATGGTCCACAGAGCATGGCTCTCGCGGCGGCGATGAGTTGAACTTGATTGCACCAGGCAGAAACTATGGCTGGCCGGTGGTCACCTTTAGCCGCGAATACTCCGGCGGCATTATTTCCTCGGAACAGTCGCGACCCGGCATGGTCGATCCTCGCCTAGTGTGGACTCCGGCTACGGCCCCGTCGGGGTTGGCGATTTATCGGGGCGATCGCTTCCCAGAGTGGCAAGGGAAACTGTTTGCGGGTGGTCTGGTTTCACAAGATGTACACCAGATCGAGGTAGATGAGCTGGGGCGAGTTGTCAACGAATCTTCAATCCCTATTGGACAGCGGGTTCGAGACGTGCGCCAGGGCCCAGACGGCTATCTCTACGTCCTCACCGACGCGCCAAACGGCCGCCTGATTCGTCTAGGCGCTTCCTGA
- a CDS encoding calcium-binding protein: MDSQTPFSSANFSPVRSSDFLEIVLGSGNDTIFTPTEHSERTLYRGGLGIDQINLVFTSEQFQSILDSGQLPALKTYLSNPINRRLELVSLLNFAAEGFEIAALYIQDASNPESGDRLVPISLDALLNTEAIVIGQPIESPVAIALADEPTDAPIADTPAEDSPTPAIASTDDPPPFQLATLAESNETFGNLSTLAVSKGLPEDEIAAKPTLVGVPNVSTLFIGMDRAYVIEASNGSDYIYAGDSDDLIYTGLIATEVPSPVPSTTDPAPLSVLTLATTNPAAAVPADIDRVWAGGGNDTIILSSGADTIYGEDSDDLFLFNVPGYADGCALDGDTIYGGAGSDTIRNDTPGADIFLWQINNFYQFPTSTWILGVEVFDGNEGTIVGRDTLTNYLDFSGFESVINVPLIRLGENYDLVNASTFTTAVEIHGLGGNDVLIGGAGDDTLVGGPGDDVLTGGPGRDTFHLNAPGQGVDQINDFTPGVDRLRIAASDFENFQSAGPLQATRFAVGVAARTPHHRIIYNPLNGDLLYDANGSGDGVGAVQIAILPRNLSLSHSDILVM; this comes from the coding sequence ATGGATAGCCAAACCCCGTTTTCATCTGCCAATTTTTCTCCAGTCCGCTCCTCCGATTTCCTAGAAATCGTCCTGGGTAGCGGCAACGACACGATCTTCACGCCTACTGAACACTCAGAGCGAACCCTCTATCGGGGTGGTCTGGGCATCGACCAGATTAATCTGGTGTTTACATCCGAGCAATTCCAGTCCATCCTCGACAGCGGTCAGTTGCCCGCTCTAAAGACCTACCTCAGCAATCCAATAAACCGACGGCTAGAGCTGGTGTCGCTGCTAAACTTTGCGGCTGAGGGCTTTGAGATAGCGGCGTTGTATATTCAAGACGCGAGTAACCCAGAATCGGGCGATCGCCTCGTGCCCATTTCCCTGGACGCGCTGCTCAATACAGAAGCCATTGTCATTGGGCAGCCCATCGAATCGCCAGTTGCAATTGCCCTAGCAGACGAGCCAACAGATGCCCCGATAGCCGATACTCCAGCAGAAGATTCACCAACCCCGGCGATCGCCTCCACAGACGACCCACCGCCCTTTCAGCTTGCGACGCTGGCTGAATCAAATGAGACTTTCGGAAATCTCTCTACACTTGCTGTCTCAAAAGGTCTGCCAGAAGACGAGATTGCCGCAAAGCCCACACTGGTTGGTGTTCCCAATGTCAGCACGCTGTTTATTGGGATGGATCGAGCCTACGTGATCGAAGCCAGCAACGGCAGCGACTACATTTATGCAGGCGATTCTGATGATCTGATCTATACCGGGTTGATTGCCACTGAAGTTCCCTCTCCAGTCCCCAGCACCACTGACCCGGCCCCCCTATCCGTCCTCACCTTGGCAACAACGAACCCTGCCGCTGCCGTACCCGCCGACATCGACCGAGTATGGGCAGGCGGAGGCAACGACACCATCATCCTCAGCAGCGGTGCCGACACGATTTATGGAGAGGATAGTGACGACCTGTTTTTATTCAATGTGCCGGGTTATGCAGACGGCTGCGCTCTGGATGGCGACACCATCTACGGTGGTGCAGGCAGCGACACCATCCGCAACGACACGCCCGGAGCTGATATCTTCCTCTGGCAAATCAACAATTTCTATCAATTCCCCACCTCAACCTGGATTCTTGGCGTAGAAGTGTTTGATGGCAATGAGGGAACGATTGTTGGGCGCGATACGCTCACCAACTATCTCGACTTTTCAGGGTTTGAATCAGTCATTAATGTCCCGCTAATTCGGCTAGGAGAAAATTACGACCTGGTAAACGCCTCGACATTTACCACAGCCGTAGAAATCCACGGACTTGGCGGCAATGACGTTCTTATTGGCGGTGCAGGCGATGACACGCTGGTCGGCGGGCCGGGCGACGATGTGCTGACGGGTGGCCCTGGTCGAGATACGTTTCACCTGAATGCGCCCGGACAGGGCGTAGACCAAATCAATGACTTTACACCGGGTGTGGATCGCCTACGAATCGCAGCTTCCGACTTTGAGAATTTCCAAAGCGCTGGGCCGTTGCAGGCAACCCGATTTGCCGTAGGTGTGGCCGCTCGGACTCCCCACCACCGAATTATCTACAACCCCTTGAACGGAGATTTGCTGTACGACGCAAACGGCTCTGGCGATGGCGTGGGCGCTGTGCAAATCGCGATCTTGCCAAGAAACCTATCGCTGAGTCACTCTGACATTCTGGTGATGTAG
- a CDS encoding glutamine synthetase family protein has product MTDSNSLATRLAQYNTRFVRLLWCDNGNVIRGKAFHRQFLDEHRDWGIGISMAQQAVPVMLDGVAADSGLGPVGEAWLVPDWETLTPLPYAPGHARVMADMQLGEQPWSLCPRCFLKRMLARLEQEAGLRVMAAFEPEFYLLRLDESGSIYPADRTPFAATLGMDLNQAVIDDITDALIAQGILVERYYPESGPGQHEIAVRYGDALRAADSQIALRETVRGVALRHGLRASFLPKIFADQAGSGCHLHLSLWREGINVLPDPGRAGTLSAIALHFIGGILHHLPALMALTTPSTNSYRRLQPQSWSGAFRAWGMDNREAAVRVPSNPQPPSPTHFELKTVDASANPYLALGAVIAAGLDGLQQRREPGDPIAVDPATLTEAERQARQIDRLPATLGAAIAHLSQSAVLLNALGADLAQAFLAVRRAEWSALGNLELEEEVRLLLERY; this is encoded by the coding sequence ATGACCGACTCCAATTCTCTAGCCACTCGACTCGCCCAGTACAACACCCGCTTTGTGCGCTTGCTATGGTGCGACAACGGCAACGTCATTCGGGGCAAAGCCTTTCACCGCCAGTTTCTAGATGAGCATCGAGACTGGGGAATTGGCATTTCGATGGCGCAGCAGGCGGTTCCCGTGATGCTGGACGGCGTGGCCGCAGACAGCGGACTAGGGCCCGTGGGCGAGGCGTGGCTGGTGCCCGACTGGGAAACGCTGACCCCCTTGCCCTACGCGCCAGGCCATGCCCGCGTGATGGCCGACATGCAGCTAGGTGAACAGCCTTGGAGCCTGTGTCCGCGTTGCTTCCTGAAGCGAATGCTGGCTCGTCTGGAGCAAGAGGCAGGGCTGCGGGTGATGGCGGCGTTTGAGCCTGAATTTTATCTGCTGCGGCTGGATGAGTCAGGCTCGATTTATCCGGCAGATCGCACCCCCTTTGCGGCAACTCTGGGGATGGATCTGAACCAAGCGGTCATCGATGACATCACTGACGCGCTAATAGCCCAGGGAATCTTGGTCGAGCGCTATTATCCAGAGTCGGGGCCGGGGCAGCACGAAATTGCTGTTCGCTATGGGGACGCGCTGCGGGCGGCCGACTCGCAGATTGCCCTACGAGAAACGGTGCGGGGTGTGGCGCTGAGGCACGGGCTGCGGGCTTCGTTTTTGCCCAAGATTTTTGCTGACCAGGCGGGGAGTGGTTGCCACTTGCATTTGAGCTTGTGGCGCGAGGGCATAAATGTGCTGCCCGATCCAGGACGGGCTGGAACCCTTTCGGCGATCGCCCTCCATTTTATTGGCGGCATTTTGCACCATCTCCCCGCCTTGATGGCCCTGACCACACCCAGCACCAATTCTTACCGCCGTCTCCAGCCCCAGAGTTGGAGCGGAGCCTTTCGCGCCTGGGGCATGGACAACCGCGAGGCTGCCGTGCGCGTGCCCAGCAATCCCCAGCCGCCCAGCCCGACCCACTTTGAGCTAAAAACGGTGGATGCTTCGGCAAATCCGTATCTGGCGCTGGGCGCAGTCATCGCTGCGGGGCTGGATGGCCTTCAGCAGCGGCGAGAACCCGGAGACCCCATCGCTGTAGACCCTGCCACGCTGACCGAGGCAGAACGGCAGGCTCGCCAGATCGATCGGCTGCCCGCCACCCTGGGAGCGGCGATCGCCCACCTCAGCCAGTCCGCCGTGCTGCTAAATGCGCTGGGAGCCGACCTAGCGCAAGCATTTCTGGCAGTGCGCCGGGCCGAGTGGAGCGCTTTGGGCAATCTGGAACTGGAAGAAGAGGTGCGGCTGCTGCTGGAGCGATATTAA